Proteins co-encoded in one Oreochromis aureus strain Israel breed Guangdong linkage group 3, ZZ_aureus, whole genome shotgun sequence genomic window:
- the LOC116317897 gene encoding uncharacterized protein LOC116317897 isoform X5 has product MEDRSSSTQSFSNLNHHRHRPSFSLTFPNCQGSEAGYLSSQPGQDPLEQYECRGEESTASFLTSNASSVTRKTSTGGDRVFLSTSASSLDGDASFGHLDGDGALGSHFDDSWYGSVKKEVWEDKDSCESTTDGKGDCYSNTNDVFYTINCPSEEGARRRVRAPYNNYAHVKSEAKSDTVVYNREGNVSHFPKQTASCNRTGTVSFNDSSVDYCMMDARTSDNYLGRDDNYGHNCGSGEVQFQPAEAEGHWLNVSPSIQGEARWRASAVNHALASGALPQRSLIGINSRTYTQKLDSFSEAFLSQRKRRFPVIPGGDPSGQIWEFGVGRGETPGLVKSRQSCAFDSDSYLPPSSSSSSSPAHPSSLPSFPSPPTSSHLMPSVLSPPPTPLPPPPHSPNKMDSPSGYGGTGHSVSQGESLGMLQFFASRISSAPSVHSSGMIWKLPLVSHSFPQSSGDPGNIECNVRASHGDDYGNMTAARDILQSPESTLLTPSSHRSSLHQSRALCSSSGPSPNSPFHLPSHLHHPSGEHHETSEKTSPHVLTQKVRNGPASLNQSNLQQQDKPVYTGKPFPSLLRSWRGLKRLPYTPYPLLNPARRGTGLFSSISGLHHREEGTAYGEEGEEECSVFPFVNVGPEFQASLPTCLADGKQSGLPSPDEESLKEQLLWKPLDKKEESGDLPGQVEKLLSMCSSSCLPGGGSNSELALHCLHSCQGDTMATLEMLLFSQPSPAGDYHYSGCDLWTDAEKTLFNDALGTYGKDFSLIQKMVRTKTVCQCVEFYYLSKKLQDKQKKQKEEDERRDGELDQQKSVTPTCQPVDRQFSLEGAVPVTPLASFFPCKLCGKMFYKIKSRNAHMKIHRQPQEDWTDRRLQHQLLTQRLALSRPTNLMPTPASNLLPAQAPAPAFSSSDFAGTSSNSIVDSVHNSVTNNNPGVPSNANVLDPSTVVSYSSIAPPDSHGIASIDGSDSNQREPTTVLPFHQSWGSFGHPPDQSAFYCNTGGKEDVGAETLGGKQTTNWQ; this is encoded by the exons ATGGAGGATCGTTCATCGTCCACCCAGTCTTTCTCCAACCTCAACCACCACCGCCATCGTCCATCGTTTTCTCTCACCTTTCCCAACTGTCAAGGCTCTGAAGCGGGATATCTGTCATCTCAGCCTGGCCAGGATCCTCTGGAGCAGTATGAGTGTAGAGGGGAAGAATCCACTGCTTCCTTCCTGACATCAAACGCCTCCTCTGTGACGAGGAAGACGAGTACTGGGGGGGACAGAGTCTTCCTAAGCACGAGTGCCAGCAGTTTGGATGGAGATGCTAGTTTTGGCCACCTTGATGGAGACGGTGCCTTAGGCAGCCATTTTGACGACTCTTGGTATGGGAGTGTCAAAAAGGAAGTTTGGGAGGATAAGGATAGTTGTGAAAGCACCACAGATGGGAAAGGTGATTGTTACAGTAACACAAATGATGTTTTTTACACGATAAACTGTCCGAGTGAGGAAGGAGCGAGGCGTAGAGTCCGAGCACCCTATAATAATTATGCTCACGTAAAGAGTGAGGCTAAAAGTGACACTGTGGTTTACAACAGGGAGGGTAACGTTAGTCACTTTCCTAAACAAACTGCGTCTTGTAACAGAACTGGTACAGTCAGCTTTAATGACAGCAGTGTAGATTATTGTATGATGGACGCAAGAACAAGTGATAATTATTTAGGGAGAGACGACAATTATGGGCACAATTGTGGCTCAGGTGAGGTTCAGTTTCAGCCAGCAGAGGCTGAGGGACATTGGCTTAATGTCTCTCCCTCAATTCAGGGAGAGGCGAGGTGGAGAGCATCAGCGGTCAACCACGCGCTGGCCTCAGGGGCCCTCCCGCAGAGATCGCTTATTGGCATCAACAGCAGGACATACACTCAGAAACTGGACTCCTTCTCTGAGGCCTTTCTCTCCCAGCGAAAGAGAAGATTTCCTGTGATACCCGGTGGAGATCCCTCTGGACAAATCTGGGAATTTGGAGTAGGGAGAGGAGAAACCCCAGGACTGGTCAAGTCAAGgcaaagctgtgcttttgactCAGACTCCTatctgcctccctcttcctcctcgtcTTCTTCCCCAGCTCACCCCTCCTCTCTTCCATCTTTCCCCTCTCCTCCCACATCCTCTCACCTCATGCCTTCTGTTCTTAGCCCTCCTCCCACACCTTTACCTCCTCCACCCCACTCGCCCAACAAAATGGACTCGCCCAGTGGATACGGGGGCACCGGACATTCAGTCTCCCAGGGAGAATCACTTGGTATGCTCCAGTTTTTTGCCTCCCGTATCTCATCCGCACCTTCCGTCCACTCCTCTGGGATGATATGGAAGCTTCCACTGGTGTCGCACAGCTTTCCACAGTCATCCGGTGACCCCGGCAACATTGAATGCAACGTAAGAGCCTCCCATGGTGACGACTATGGCAACATGACAG CCGCACGCGACATTCTTCAGTCCCCTGAATCAACCCTGCTTACGCCCTCTTCCCATCGTTCATCCCTTCACCAATCCAGAGCCCTCTGCTCCTCCAGTGGTCCATCCCCCAATTCCCCTTTCCATCTTCCCTCTCATCTCCATCATCCGTCTGGGGAACATCACGAGACATCAGAAAAGACGTCTCCTCATGTTCTCACCCAGAAAGTAAGGAATGGACCCGCCAGTCTAAACCAGTCAAATCTGCAG CAGCAAGACAAGCCAGTCTACACTGGAAAGCCTTTCCCCAGCCTGCTTCGCTCCTGGAGAGGACTGAAGAGGCTTCCTTACACTCCTTATCCGCTCCTCAATCCTGCCCGCAGAGGAACTGGGCTCTTCTCCTCCATTTcaggtctccatcacagagaggaaggaacagcgtaTGGAGAAGAGGGCGAAGAGGAGTGCAGCGTGTTTCC ATTTGTCAATGTGGGTCCAGAGTTCCAGGCTAGTCTTCCTACATGCTTAGCTGATGGCAAACAGTCAGGGCTGCCGTCACCAGACGAAGAGTCCCTTAAGGAACAGTTACTCTGGAAACCATTGGacaagaaagaagaaagtgGTGACTTACCAGGTCAAG TGGAGAAGCTGCTGTCCATGTGCAGTTCCAGCTGCCTACCAGGGGGAGGCAGTAACTCAGAGCTGGCTCTGCACTGTCTGCACTCTTGTCAGGGAGACACAATG GCAACACTGGAGATGCTATTGTTCTCACAGCCATCACCAGCAGGAGACTACCACTACTCTG GCTGTGATCTGTGGACAGATGCTGAAAAGACTCTCTTCAATGACGCTCTCGGGACTTATGGAAAAGACTTTTCACTCATCCAGAAAATg gtgaggACAAAGACAGTGTGTCAATGTGTCGAGTTTTACTACCTGAgcaaaaagctgcaggacaagCAGAAGAAACAAAAGGAGGAGGACGAGCGACGAGATGGAGAGTTGGATCAGCAGAAAAGT GTGACGCCCACCTGTCAGCCAGTGGACAGACAGTTTTCCCTGGAGGGGGCTGTTCCTGTGACCCCATTGGCCAGCTTCTTCCCCTGCAAGTTGTGTGGCAA AATGTTCTACAAAATCAAGTCCCGTAACGCTCACATGAAGATCCATCGCCAGCCTCAGGAGGACTGGACCGACAGGCGGCTGCAGCACCAGCTCCTCACCCAGCGTCTGGCCCTCAGTCGTCCCACCAACCTCATGCCCACCCCAGCTAGTAATCTGCTCCCAGCCCAAGCTCCGGCTCCAGCATTTTCCTCCTCTGATTTTGCCGGAACGAGCAGCAACAGTATTGTAGACAGCGTCCACAATTCTGTGACCAATAACAACCCCGGCGTTCCCAGCAACGCTAACGTCCTAGATCCCAGCACGGTTGTATCTTATAGCAGCATTGCTCCTCCAGACTCTCATGGGATCGCCAGTATTGATGGCAGTGACTCAAATCAAAGAGAGCCCACCACTGTCTTACCCTTCCATCAGTCATGGGGCTCCTTCGGACATCCTCCAGACCAAAGTGCCTTCTACTGCAACACAGGGGGTAAGGAGGATGTTGGAGCTGAGACACTGGGGGGGAAACAGACAACTAACTGGCAGTAG
- the LOC116317897 gene encoding uncharacterized protein LOC116317897 isoform X4 has translation MNNRRQTSVKRKLSAKDWHSSKIQRPIMEDRSSSTQSFSNLNHHRHRPSFSLTFPNCQGSEAGYLSSQPGQDPLEQYECRGEESTASFLTSNASSVTRKTSTGGDRVFLSTSASSLDGDASFGHLDGDGALGSHFDDSWYGSVKKEVWEDKDSCESTTDGKGDCYSNTNDVFYTINCPSEEGARRRVRAPYNNYAHVKSEAKSDTVVYNREGNVSHFPKQTASCNRTGTVSFNDSSVDYCMMDARTSDNYLGRDDNYGHNCGSGEVQFQPAEAEGHWLNVSPSIQGEARWRASAVNHALASGALPQRSLIGINSRTYTQKLDSFSEAFLSQRKRRFPVIPGGDPSGQIWEFGVGRGETPGLVKSRQSCAFDSDSYLPPSSSSSSSPAHPSSLPSFPSPPTSSHLMPSVLSPPPTPLPPPPHSPNKMDSPSGYGGTGHSVSQGESLGMLQFFASRISSAPSVHSSGMIWKLPLVSHSFPQSSGDPGNIECNVRASHGDDYGNMTAARDILQSPESTLLTPSSHRSSLHQSRALCSSSGPSPNSPFHLPSHLHHPSGEHHETSEKTSPHVLTQKVRNGPASLNQSNLQQQDKPVYTGKPFPSLLRSWRGLKRLPYTPYPLLNPARRGTGLFSSISGLHHREEGTAYGEEGEEECSVFPFVNVGPEFQASLPTCLADGKQSGLPSPDEESLKEQLLWKPLDKKEESGDLPGQVEKLLSMCSSSCLPGGGSNSELALHCLHSCQGDTMATLEMLLFSQPSPAGDYHYSGCDLWTDAEKTLFNDALGTYGKDFSLIQKMVRTKTVCQCVEFYYLSKKLQDKQKKQKEEDERRDGELDQQKSVTPTCQPVDRQFSLEGAVPVTPLASFFPCKLCGKMFYKIKSRNAHMKIHRQPQEDWTDRRLQHQLLTQRLALSRPTNLMPTPASNLLPAQAPAPAFSSSDFAGTSSNSIVDSVHNSVTNNNPGVPSNANVLDPSTVVSYSSIAPPDSHGIASIDGSDSNQREPTTVLPFHQSWGSFGHPPDQSAFYCNTGGKEDVGAETLGGKQTTNWQ, from the exons ATGAACAACAGAAGACAAACTTCTGTGAAAAGGAAATTAAGCGCCAAagactg GCACTCTAGCAAAATCCAGAGGCCCATTATGGAGGATCGTTCATCGTCCACCCAGTCTTTCTCCAACCTCAACCACCACCGCCATCGTCCATCGTTTTCTCTCACCTTTCCCAACTGTCAAGGCTCTGAAGCGGGATATCTGTCATCTCAGCCTGGCCAGGATCCTCTGGAGCAGTATGAGTGTAGAGGGGAAGAATCCACTGCTTCCTTCCTGACATCAAACGCCTCCTCTGTGACGAGGAAGACGAGTACTGGGGGGGACAGAGTCTTCCTAAGCACGAGTGCCAGCAGTTTGGATGGAGATGCTAGTTTTGGCCACCTTGATGGAGACGGTGCCTTAGGCAGCCATTTTGACGACTCTTGGTATGGGAGTGTCAAAAAGGAAGTTTGGGAGGATAAGGATAGTTGTGAAAGCACCACAGATGGGAAAGGTGATTGTTACAGTAACACAAATGATGTTTTTTACACGATAAACTGTCCGAGTGAGGAAGGAGCGAGGCGTAGAGTCCGAGCACCCTATAATAATTATGCTCACGTAAAGAGTGAGGCTAAAAGTGACACTGTGGTTTACAACAGGGAGGGTAACGTTAGTCACTTTCCTAAACAAACTGCGTCTTGTAACAGAACTGGTACAGTCAGCTTTAATGACAGCAGTGTAGATTATTGTATGATGGACGCAAGAACAAGTGATAATTATTTAGGGAGAGACGACAATTATGGGCACAATTGTGGCTCAGGTGAGGTTCAGTTTCAGCCAGCAGAGGCTGAGGGACATTGGCTTAATGTCTCTCCCTCAATTCAGGGAGAGGCGAGGTGGAGAGCATCAGCGGTCAACCACGCGCTGGCCTCAGGGGCCCTCCCGCAGAGATCGCTTATTGGCATCAACAGCAGGACATACACTCAGAAACTGGACTCCTTCTCTGAGGCCTTTCTCTCCCAGCGAAAGAGAAGATTTCCTGTGATACCCGGTGGAGATCCCTCTGGACAAATCTGGGAATTTGGAGTAGGGAGAGGAGAAACCCCAGGACTGGTCAAGTCAAGgcaaagctgtgcttttgactCAGACTCCTatctgcctccctcttcctcctcgtcTTCTTCCCCAGCTCACCCCTCCTCTCTTCCATCTTTCCCCTCTCCTCCCACATCCTCTCACCTCATGCCTTCTGTTCTTAGCCCTCCTCCCACACCTTTACCTCCTCCACCCCACTCGCCCAACAAAATGGACTCGCCCAGTGGATACGGGGGCACCGGACATTCAGTCTCCCAGGGAGAATCACTTGGTATGCTCCAGTTTTTTGCCTCCCGTATCTCATCCGCACCTTCCGTCCACTCCTCTGGGATGATATGGAAGCTTCCACTGGTGTCGCACAGCTTTCCACAGTCATCCGGTGACCCCGGCAACATTGAATGCAACGTAAGAGCCTCCCATGGTGACGACTATGGCAACATGACAG CCGCACGCGACATTCTTCAGTCCCCTGAATCAACCCTGCTTACGCCCTCTTCCCATCGTTCATCCCTTCACCAATCCAGAGCCCTCTGCTCCTCCAGTGGTCCATCCCCCAATTCCCCTTTCCATCTTCCCTCTCATCTCCATCATCCGTCTGGGGAACATCACGAGACATCAGAAAAGACGTCTCCTCATGTTCTCACCCAGAAAGTAAGGAATGGACCCGCCAGTCTAAACCAGTCAAATCTGCAG CAGCAAGACAAGCCAGTCTACACTGGAAAGCCTTTCCCCAGCCTGCTTCGCTCCTGGAGAGGACTGAAGAGGCTTCCTTACACTCCTTATCCGCTCCTCAATCCTGCCCGCAGAGGAACTGGGCTCTTCTCCTCCATTTcaggtctccatcacagagaggaaggaacagcgtaTGGAGAAGAGGGCGAAGAGGAGTGCAGCGTGTTTCC ATTTGTCAATGTGGGTCCAGAGTTCCAGGCTAGTCTTCCTACATGCTTAGCTGATGGCAAACAGTCAGGGCTGCCGTCACCAGACGAAGAGTCCCTTAAGGAACAGTTACTCTGGAAACCATTGGacaagaaagaagaaagtgGTGACTTACCAGGTCAAG TGGAGAAGCTGCTGTCCATGTGCAGTTCCAGCTGCCTACCAGGGGGAGGCAGTAACTCAGAGCTGGCTCTGCACTGTCTGCACTCTTGTCAGGGAGACACAATG GCAACACTGGAGATGCTATTGTTCTCACAGCCATCACCAGCAGGAGACTACCACTACTCTG GCTGTGATCTGTGGACAGATGCTGAAAAGACTCTCTTCAATGACGCTCTCGGGACTTATGGAAAAGACTTTTCACTCATCCAGAAAATg gtgaggACAAAGACAGTGTGTCAATGTGTCGAGTTTTACTACCTGAgcaaaaagctgcaggacaagCAGAAGAAACAAAAGGAGGAGGACGAGCGACGAGATGGAGAGTTGGATCAGCAGAAAAGT GTGACGCCCACCTGTCAGCCAGTGGACAGACAGTTTTCCCTGGAGGGGGCTGTTCCTGTGACCCCATTGGCCAGCTTCTTCCCCTGCAAGTTGTGTGGCAA AATGTTCTACAAAATCAAGTCCCGTAACGCTCACATGAAGATCCATCGCCAGCCTCAGGAGGACTGGACCGACAGGCGGCTGCAGCACCAGCTCCTCACCCAGCGTCTGGCCCTCAGTCGTCCCACCAACCTCATGCCCACCCCAGCTAGTAATCTGCTCCCAGCCCAAGCTCCGGCTCCAGCATTTTCCTCCTCTGATTTTGCCGGAACGAGCAGCAACAGTATTGTAGACAGCGTCCACAATTCTGTGACCAATAACAACCCCGGCGTTCCCAGCAACGCTAACGTCCTAGATCCCAGCACGGTTGTATCTTATAGCAGCATTGCTCCTCCAGACTCTCATGGGATCGCCAGTATTGATGGCAGTGACTCAAATCAAAGAGAGCCCACCACTGTCTTACCCTTCCATCAGTCATGGGGCTCCTTCGGACATCCTCCAGACCAAAGTGCCTTCTACTGCAACACAGGGGGTAAGGAGGATGTTGGAGCTGAGACACTGGGGGGGAAACAGACAACTAACTGGCAGTAG
- the LOC116317897 gene encoding uncharacterized protein LOC116317897 isoform X6, protein MGVSKRKFGRIRIVVKAPQMGKGEARWRASAVNHALASGALPQRSLIGINSRTYTQKLDSFSEAFLSQRKRRFPVIPGGDPSGQIWEFGVGRGETPGLVKSRQSCAFDSDSYLPPSSSSSSSPAHPSSLPSFPSPPTSSHLMPSVLSPPPTPLPPPPHSPNKMDSPSGYGGTGHSVSQGESLGMLQFFASRISSAPSVHSSGMIWKLPLVSHSFPQSSGDPGNIECNVRASHGDDYGNMTAARDILQSPESTLLTPSSHRSSLHQSRALCSSSGPSPNSPFHLPSHLHHPSGEHHETSEKTSPHVLTQKVRNGPASLNQSNLQQQDKPVYTGKPFPSLLRSWRGLKRLPYTPYPLLNPARRGTGLFSSISGLHHREEGTAYGEEGEEECSVFPFVNVGPEFQASLPTCLADGKQSGLPSPDEESLKEQLLWKPLDKKEESGDLPGQVEKLLSMCSSSCLPGGGSNSELALHCLHSCQGDTMATLEMLLFSQPSPAGDYHYSGCDLWTDAEKTLFNDALGTYGKDFSLIQKMVRTKTVCQCVEFYYLSKKLQDKQKKQKEEDERRDGELDQQKSVTPTCQPVDRQFSLEGAVPVTPLASFFPCKLCGKMFYKIKSRNAHMKIHRQPQEDWTDRRLQHQLLTQRLALSRPTNLMPTPASNLLPAQAPAPAFSSSDFAGTSSNSIVDSVHNSVTNNNPGVPSNANVLDPSTVVSYSSIAPPDSHGIASIDGSDSNQREPTTVLPFHQSWGSFGHPPDQSAFYCNTGGKEDVGAETLGGKQTTNWQ, encoded by the exons ATGGGAGTGTCAAAAAGGAAGTTTGGGAGGATAAGGATAGTTGTGAAAGCACCACAGATGGGAAAG GGAGAGGCGAGGTGGAGAGCATCAGCGGTCAACCACGCGCTGGCCTCAGGGGCCCTCCCGCAGAGATCGCTTATTGGCATCAACAGCAGGACATACACTCAGAAACTGGACTCCTTCTCTGAGGCCTTTCTCTCCCAGCGAAAGAGAAGATTTCCTGTGATACCCGGTGGAGATCCCTCTGGACAAATCTGGGAATTTGGAGTAGGGAGAGGAGAAACCCCAGGACTGGTCAAGTCAAGgcaaagctgtgcttttgactCAGACTCCTatctgcctccctcttcctcctcgtcTTCTTCCCCAGCTCACCCCTCCTCTCTTCCATCTTTCCCCTCTCCTCCCACATCCTCTCACCTCATGCCTTCTGTTCTTAGCCCTCCTCCCACACCTTTACCTCCTCCACCCCACTCGCCCAACAAAATGGACTCGCCCAGTGGATACGGGGGCACCGGACATTCAGTCTCCCAGGGAGAATCACTTGGTATGCTCCAGTTTTTTGCCTCCCGTATCTCATCCGCACCTTCCGTCCACTCCTCTGGGATGATATGGAAGCTTCCACTGGTGTCGCACAGCTTTCCACAGTCATCCGGTGACCCCGGCAACATTGAATGCAACGTAAGAGCCTCCCATGGTGACGACTATGGCAACATGACAG CCGCACGCGACATTCTTCAGTCCCCTGAATCAACCCTGCTTACGCCCTCTTCCCATCGTTCATCCCTTCACCAATCCAGAGCCCTCTGCTCCTCCAGTGGTCCATCCCCCAATTCCCCTTTCCATCTTCCCTCTCATCTCCATCATCCGTCTGGGGAACATCACGAGACATCAGAAAAGACGTCTCCTCATGTTCTCACCCAGAAAGTAAGGAATGGACCCGCCAGTCTAAACCAGTCAAATCTGCAG CAGCAAGACAAGCCAGTCTACACTGGAAAGCCTTTCCCCAGCCTGCTTCGCTCCTGGAGAGGACTGAAGAGGCTTCCTTACACTCCTTATCCGCTCCTCAATCCTGCCCGCAGAGGAACTGGGCTCTTCTCCTCCATTTcaggtctccatcacagagaggaaggaacagcgtaTGGAGAAGAGGGCGAAGAGGAGTGCAGCGTGTTTCC ATTTGTCAATGTGGGTCCAGAGTTCCAGGCTAGTCTTCCTACATGCTTAGCTGATGGCAAACAGTCAGGGCTGCCGTCACCAGACGAAGAGTCCCTTAAGGAACAGTTACTCTGGAAACCATTGGacaagaaagaagaaagtgGTGACTTACCAGGTCAAG TGGAGAAGCTGCTGTCCATGTGCAGTTCCAGCTGCCTACCAGGGGGAGGCAGTAACTCAGAGCTGGCTCTGCACTGTCTGCACTCTTGTCAGGGAGACACAATG GCAACACTGGAGATGCTATTGTTCTCACAGCCATCACCAGCAGGAGACTACCACTACTCTG GCTGTGATCTGTGGACAGATGCTGAAAAGACTCTCTTCAATGACGCTCTCGGGACTTATGGAAAAGACTTTTCACTCATCCAGAAAATg gtgaggACAAAGACAGTGTGTCAATGTGTCGAGTTTTACTACCTGAgcaaaaagctgcaggacaagCAGAAGAAACAAAAGGAGGAGGACGAGCGACGAGATGGAGAGTTGGATCAGCAGAAAAGT GTGACGCCCACCTGTCAGCCAGTGGACAGACAGTTTTCCCTGGAGGGGGCTGTTCCTGTGACCCCATTGGCCAGCTTCTTCCCCTGCAAGTTGTGTGGCAA AATGTTCTACAAAATCAAGTCCCGTAACGCTCACATGAAGATCCATCGCCAGCCTCAGGAGGACTGGACCGACAGGCGGCTGCAGCACCAGCTCCTCACCCAGCGTCTGGCCCTCAGTCGTCCCACCAACCTCATGCCCACCCCAGCTAGTAATCTGCTCCCAGCCCAAGCTCCGGCTCCAGCATTTTCCTCCTCTGATTTTGCCGGAACGAGCAGCAACAGTATTGTAGACAGCGTCCACAATTCTGTGACCAATAACAACCCCGGCGTTCCCAGCAACGCTAACGTCCTAGATCCCAGCACGGTTGTATCTTATAGCAGCATTGCTCCTCCAGACTCTCATGGGATCGCCAGTATTGATGGCAGTGACTCAAATCAAAGAGAGCCCACCACTGTCTTACCCTTCCATCAGTCATGGGGCTCCTTCGGACATCCTCCAGACCAAAGTGCCTTCTACTGCAACACAGGGGGTAAGGAGGATGTTGGAGCTGAGACACTGGGGGGGAAACAGACAACTAACTGGCAGTAG